From the genome of Microcoleus sp. bin38.metabat.b11b12b14.051, one region includes:
- a CDS encoding type II toxin-antitoxin system RelE/ParE family toxin: MSESPSIQVLFGDQFKRQLRTLAKRYRQIQTDLQPLLQQLQAGECPGDRISGTGYTVFKVRAKNSDISKGKSGGYRIIYQVTSTTCYILLIIYAKSDQETVTVEEINDIIERFSNQQES; this comes from the coding sequence ATGTCTGAATCACCAAGTATCCAAGTTCTGTTTGGCGATCAATTCAAGCGTCAACTCCGAACCCTCGCTAAGCGCTATCGCCAGATTCAAACCGACTTGCAACCCCTCCTACAGCAGTTGCAAGCAGGTGAATGTCCAGGCGATCGCATTTCCGGTACAGGCTACACTGTCTTCAAAGTAAGAGCCAAAAACAGCGACATAAGTAAAGGAAAAAGTGGAGGCTATCGCATTATTTATCAAGTCACATCTACCACTTGTTACATCTTGCTCATCATCTATGCTAAATCCGACCAAGAAACGGTTACTGTAGAAGAAATCAATGACATTATAGAGAGATTTAGTAATCAGCAAGAATCATAA